In the genome of Paenarthrobacter ureafaciens, the window TACCATGGCTGACATGTCACCGGCAGGAAGCAGCGCCCCACCCGTCCACACGTCCCTGCCCTGGCAACGGGCGGCTGGCGGAGCCAACCTCCTGTCCCCCGATGGCGGCCTGGGCGTCACCATTTTCGAGGAGATGACAACCCTTGCTGTCGCCAAGGGAGCCATCAACCTCGGCCAGGGGTTCCCGGACGAGGACGGCCCCGCCGAAATGAAGGAGGCCGCCCGGGCGGCCATCCAGGCAGGGGCCAACCAGTATGCGCCCGGCAAAGGGTTTCCCCGGCTCCGCGAGGCAGTAGCTGCACACCAGGAACGTTTTTACGGCCTCACCCCGGATCCGGACACTGAGGTCATCGTCACCACCGGTGCCACCGAAGCGATCGCCGCTTCCTTGCTGGCATTCGTCCAGCCCGGCGACGAGGTCCTGACGTTCGAGCCTTTTTACGATTCCTACGGGGCCATCATTGCGATGGCGGGCGCCAAACACGTCACCGCTCCCCTAGTGGCCCCGGACTTCCTGCCGGACCTGGACGTCCTGGAGGAGGCGTTCAGCAACCGGACCAAGGTGGTGCTGCTGAACAATCCACACAACCCCATGGGTACTGTCTTCCCGCGCGACGTCCTGGCCAAGGTGGTGGAACTGGCGGAAAAGTACGACGCCATCATCGTTAGCGACGAAGTCTACGAACACCTGACCTTCGGCGAAGCCCATATCCCCATCACGACGATCCACGGAGCCGCTGAACGGACCATCACGATCTCTTCTGCCGGAAAGACGTTCTCCTTCACCGGGTGGAAGATCGGTTGGCTCAGCGGACCGGCCCACCTCGTCGCCGCCGCCCGTACGGTCAAGCAGTTCCTGAGCTACAGCTCAGGAACCCCGTTCCAAGAAGCCGTGGCGATCGGACTCGGCCTTCCGGACGCCTTCTACGCGGATATTGCGGCCACGCTGAAAGAGAAGAGGGACATCCTCGCGGCGGGGCTGCGTGAGGCGGGATTCGGCGTCTACGTACCGGGCGGAACGTACTTCATCAACGTCGACACCGCAACGCTGGGCATCACCGATTCGGTGGCCCTGGCCCGGCGCCTCCCGGACCTGGTGGGAGTAGCTGCGATCCCTGTCCCCGTCTTTTGCCACGCGGAAGGAGCAGAACGGACGCGAAGCCTGCTGCGCTTCGCCTTCTGCAAGAAGACCGCTCTCCTGCATGAAGCCGCTTCGCGCCTCGCTACCCTGCAGGACAAGCTCTGAGCGCCAAGGGCGTCCGGCACGACGCGTCACGGTTCCTTCGCACCACCGGCCAGCACGCCACGATCGATGCCGATCCACTGGTACCGGGAAGCTACATCCTGAGCATTGGCGGCGCCGAACAGTCGCACGTGAACCTTGCCCATCCCAATGAGATCTTCTATGAGTACCTCCGCCGGATAGGCCACGTGGTTGACCTGGTTGCCGAGCCGGCGGCCCCGGTCTCGGCCCTGCACCTTGGGGCAGGCGCGCTGACGCTCGCCCGCTATATCCAGGCGACGAGGCCCGGTTCCGTGCAGCACGCAGTCGAGTTGGAGCGGGAGCTCTTGGACTTTGTGCTCCAGAAGCTGCCGATGCCCGGAGGCACCCACCTGACCACCCACATCGCAGATGCCCGCGAAGCACTCGCTGCCCTTCCCGCCGGACTGG includes:
- a CDS encoding aminotransferase class I/II-fold pyridoxal phosphate-dependent enzyme; this translates as MADMSPAGSSAPPVHTSLPWQRAAGGANLLSPDGGLGVTIFEEMTTLAVAKGAINLGQGFPDEDGPAEMKEAARAAIQAGANQYAPGKGFPRLREAVAAHQERFYGLTPDPDTEVIVTTGATEAIAASLLAFVQPGDEVLTFEPFYDSYGAIIAMAGAKHVTAPLVAPDFLPDLDVLEEAFSNRTKVVLLNNPHNPMGTVFPRDVLAKVVELAEKYDAIIVSDEVYEHLTFGEAHIPITTIHGAAERTITISSAGKTFSFTGWKIGWLSGPAHLVAAARTVKQFLSYSSGTPFQEAVAIGLGLPDAFYADIAATLKEKRDILAAGLREAGFGVYVPGGTYFINVDTATLGITDSVALARRLPDLVGVAAIPVPVFCHAEGAERTRSLLRFAFCKKTALLHEAASRLATLQDKL